One Dokdonia sp. Dokd-P16 genomic window carries:
- a CDS encoding PASTA domain-containing protein produces MSLLKFLVSKAFVKQIVLAIIIIIALVFVTRWWLGSTTNHDERIAVPNVKGMTLDLVSQELENADLRYFIIDSANFNPDYPKYSVIDQEPNAGKFVKENRQIYLVLNPSGFQKMTIPPIVGKTRRQAEPSLKALGFEIGKVTYVDWIGKDEVRDIRHKGKRVKAGDRLEKTSVIDLVLGNGKGDYRDAISDDSSDEN; encoded by the coding sequence ATGAGTCTTTTAAAATTTCTAGTCAGCAAAGCATTTGTAAAACAAATTGTACTTGCTATCATCATCATCATCGCATTAGTATTTGTTACTAGATGGTGGTTAGGAAGTACCACAAATCACGATGAGCGCATTGCGGTGCCTAATGTAAAAGGAATGACGCTTGATCTAGTCTCTCAAGAACTAGAAAATGCAGACCTGCGTTACTTTATTATTGACAGTGCAAATTTTAATCCTGATTACCCTAAGTATTCTGTGATAGATCAAGAGCCTAATGCTGGAAAATTTGTAAAAGAAAACAGACAGATATACCTTGTATTGAATCCATCTGGGTTTCAAAAAATGACCATCCCTCCTATTGTAGGTAAAACACGCCGCCAGGCAGAACCTTCATTAAAGGCACTAGGCTTTGAGATAGGAAAAGTAACCTATGTAGACTGGATAGGAAAAGACGAAGTAAGAGATATAAGACACAAAGGAAAGAGAGTGAAAGCTGGAGATAGACTAGAAAAAACTTCTGTTATCGACCTAGTATTAGGTAATGGTAAAGGTGACTACCGCGACGCTATTTCTGATGACTCATCAGACGAAAACTAA
- a CDS encoding RluA family pseudouridine synthase has protein sequence MNEEQFIGPEPQDDELYEHYSFTASKGQEPLRVDKFLMNFVENATRNKIQKAAKNGSIQVNNIVVKQNYKVKAGDVVRAMFEHPPHEFLLTPEDIDIDVVYEDDQLMVVNKPAGMVVHPGHGNYSGTLINALIHHVDNLPNNSSDRPGLVHRIDKDTSGLLVVAKTEQAMTHLSKQFFNKTTEREYVAIVWGNVVDDEGTIEGNIGRHPKNRLQNTVFYGDEEDQGKPAVTHYKVIERLGYVTLVSCKLETGRTHQIRVHMKHIGHTLFNDERYGGNAILKGTTFTKYKQFVDNCFKILPRQALHAKTLGFVHPTTGEYKRFETPVPEDMTGCIDKWRSYATHSKEQ, from the coding sequence ATGAACGAAGAACAATTTATAGGTCCAGAACCTCAAGACGACGAACTTTACGAGCACTACAGTTTTACTGCTAGTAAAGGTCAAGAACCACTACGTGTAGATAAATTCTTAATGAATTTTGTAGAAAATGCTACTCGCAATAAAATCCAAAAAGCTGCCAAAAATGGTAGCATTCAAGTAAATAATATTGTTGTAAAACAAAATTATAAAGTAAAAGCAGGAGATGTTGTGCGTGCAATGTTTGAGCACCCACCACACGAGTTTTTACTCACTCCAGAAGATATTGATATCGATGTGGTTTATGAAGACGACCAACTTATGGTAGTCAACAAACCTGCAGGAATGGTGGTGCACCCAGGTCACGGTAATTACTCTGGAACGCTCATCAACGCACTTATTCACCACGTAGATAACCTGCCTAACAACTCTAGTGATAGACCAGGGCTTGTACACCGTATAGATAAAGACACTAGTGGTTTACTGGTAGTTGCCAAAACAGAGCAAGCAATGACACACCTCTCTAAGCAGTTTTTTAATAAAACGACAGAGAGAGAATATGTTGCTATCGTATGGGGTAACGTAGTAGATGACGAAGGAACAATAGAAGGAAATATAGGCCGTCACCCAAAGAATAGATTACAGAACACCGTTTTTTACGGCGACGAAGAAGACCAAGGAAAACCAGCTGTTACTCATTACAAAGTAATAGAGCGACTAGGCTATGTAACACTCGTGAGCTGCAAGCTTGAGACAGGACGTACGCACCAGATACGTGTGCACATGAAGCATATAGGGCACACACTATTTAATGATGAGCGCTATGGCGGTAATGCTATCTTAAAAGGCACGACTTTTACAAAGTACAAACAGTTTGTAGATAACTGCTTTAAGATTTTACCACGCCAGGCACTGCATGCAAAGACGTTAGGTTTTGTACACCCTACAACGGGAGAATACAAACGTTTTGAAACCCCAGTACCAGAAGACATGACGGGCTGTATAGATAAGTGGCGATCTTATGCTACGCACAGTAAGGAGCAATAG